A window from Tautonia rosea encodes these proteins:
- the tssH gene encoding type VI secretion system ATPase TssH translates to MAIQVGTLVKKLNPTCLDALQAAAGLCLSRTNYSVEIEHWLLKLSESVDSDLQRIFRHFNIDLSQLQHDLISAIDRLKTGNSRTPTLAPQIEDVIKEAWLLASVQYGLGQIRSGVVLLALLSNDQLRRLTREMSSTLTELSPDRLEAELLDVAAGSVEDVGPASASTAAPSAGRIETGTPAGAGAGRALDQYTVDLTARVEAGEIDPVIGRDEEIRQMVDILIRRRQNNPILTGEAGVGKTAVVEGFARRVVAGDVPEVLRNIRIHVLDLGLLQAGAGVRGEFENRLKQVISEVKSSPVPIVLFIDEAHTIIGAGGQAGQGDAANLLKPALARGELRTIAATTWAEYKKYFEKDAALARRFQVVKVEEPDEPRAVTMMRGISEMLERHHRVRILDEAIHASVTLSARYLSGRQLPDKSVSLLDTACARVAIGQAATPAEVEDARRRIEALNIELGILRRDEAAGSPHSELIAARSAEFVEAETRLAELEARWAVERERVTEIRELLESIEQARLASDSEQNGEPRPESSTPLPDLEILRAELVAKTTDLRALQRESPLMQVCVDSETIAQVIAGWTGIPAGRMMADEIQTVLNLHEMLGQRVVGQGHALEAISQRIRTARANLTDPRRPIGVFLLVGPSGVGKTETALALAEALYGGERNLISINMSEYQEAHTVSGLKGSPPGYVGYGEGGVLTEAVRRRPYSVLLLDEVEKAHPDVMELFFQVFDKGVLEDAEGREIDFKNTVILLTSNVGTDTIMRVSPAGQATPSPEELNEALRPDLLNAFPAALLGRMIVVPYYPVRDDVLRQITRMQLDRIVRRMAENHGASLVYDDALIDTIVARCTEVESGARNVDHILTRSLLPELSRALLARMAEGDAIRSARVSVDESGAFTYEIE, encoded by the coding sequence ATGGCGATTCAGGTTGGGACCTTGGTGAAGAAACTCAACCCAACATGCCTGGATGCGCTTCAGGCCGCCGCGGGACTCTGCTTGTCTCGCACGAATTATAGTGTCGAAATCGAACACTGGTTGCTCAAGCTTTCTGAGTCTGTCGATTCGGATCTTCAACGAATCTTCCGACACTTCAACATCGATTTGAGCCAGCTTCAGCACGACCTGATCTCGGCCATCGACCGCCTCAAGACCGGAAATTCAAGAACGCCAACGCTAGCTCCTCAGATTGAGGACGTGATCAAGGAGGCGTGGCTCCTCGCTTCTGTCCAGTATGGTCTCGGACAAATTCGATCGGGAGTCGTTTTGTTGGCCTTGCTCAGCAACGATCAGCTACGACGGCTGACACGGGAAATGTCCTCGACCTTGACCGAGCTTTCGCCTGATCGCCTCGAGGCCGAGTTGCTTGATGTCGCAGCCGGATCGGTCGAGGACGTTGGACCGGCCTCGGCGTCGACGGCCGCACCTTCCGCTGGCCGAATAGAGACGGGAACGCCGGCAGGAGCTGGTGCTGGTCGAGCGCTTGACCAGTACACCGTCGACCTGACAGCCCGAGTCGAGGCTGGTGAGATCGATCCGGTCATCGGTCGTGATGAAGAAATTCGCCAAATGGTGGACATCTTGATTCGACGGCGACAGAACAACCCGATTTTGACAGGCGAGGCGGGCGTAGGGAAAACGGCCGTGGTCGAGGGCTTTGCTCGGCGTGTCGTGGCGGGTGATGTGCCTGAAGTGCTCCGGAATATTCGCATTCACGTCCTCGATCTCGGTTTACTCCAAGCCGGAGCCGGGGTGCGGGGCGAGTTTGAGAACCGGCTCAAACAGGTGATTTCTGAGGTCAAGAGCTCACCCGTCCCAATCGTTCTGTTTATTGACGAGGCCCACACCATCATCGGCGCAGGGGGGCAGGCCGGGCAGGGAGACGCCGCCAACCTTCTCAAGCCGGCCCTGGCTCGGGGAGAGTTGCGGACGATCGCCGCAACCACCTGGGCTGAGTACAAAAAATATTTTGAGAAGGACGCGGCCCTCGCCCGTCGTTTCCAGGTTGTGAAGGTTGAGGAGCCTGATGAGCCCAGAGCGGTCACAATGATGCGAGGCATCAGCGAGATGCTGGAGCGGCATCATCGGGTTCGGATCCTCGACGAGGCGATCCACGCCTCTGTCACCTTGTCGGCCAGATATCTCAGTGGTCGACAGCTTCCAGACAAATCGGTGAGCTTGCTCGATACGGCGTGTGCTCGCGTCGCCATCGGCCAGGCGGCGACTCCTGCTGAGGTTGAGGATGCCCGCCGTCGGATCGAGGCGTTGAACATCGAACTCGGCATCCTCCGACGCGACGAGGCTGCTGGCTCTCCCCATAGCGAACTTATCGCGGCTCGATCCGCAGAATTCGTCGAAGCCGAGACCCGCCTGGCCGAACTCGAGGCTCGATGGGCGGTCGAACGCGAGCGAGTCACGGAAATCCGCGAATTGCTCGAATCGATTGAACAGGCCAGGCTTGCTTCCGATTCCGAACAGAACGGGGAACCTCGTCCTGAGTCCAGCACCCCTCTCCCCGATCTTGAGATACTCCGCGCCGAGCTCGTTGCCAAGACCACCGATCTTCGGGCTCTTCAGCGTGAGTCTCCCTTGATGCAAGTGTGTGTCGATTCCGAGACCATTGCTCAGGTGATTGCTGGCTGGACCGGAATCCCGGCAGGTCGCATGATGGCTGACGAGATTCAAACGGTACTGAATCTTCATGAAATGCTTGGCCAGCGCGTTGTCGGTCAGGGGCATGCCCTTGAGGCGATCAGTCAGCGTATTCGTACGGCTCGCGCCAACTTGACCGATCCTCGCCGACCGATCGGCGTCTTCCTCCTGGTTGGCCCCAGCGGTGTCGGTAAGACCGAGACGGCTCTCGCGCTGGCCGAGGCACTCTATGGGGGAGAACGAAACCTGATTTCGATTAATATGTCCGAGTATCAGGAAGCCCATACGGTTTCGGGCCTGAAGGGTTCTCCTCCCGGCTACGTCGGTTACGGAGAGGGGGGTGTCTTGACCGAGGCAGTGCGCCGACGACCCTATAGTGTCCTCCTGCTCGACGAGGTTGAAAAAGCACACCCAGATGTGATGGAACTGTTCTTTCAGGTTTTTGACAAGGGCGTTCTCGAAGACGCAGAAGGACGCGAAATTGACTTCAAGAACACGGTGATCTTGCTGACTTCCAACGTGGGGACAGACACCATCATGCGGGTTTCTCCGGCTGGCCAGGCCACTCCTTCACCCGAAGAATTGAATGAGGCCCTGCGGCCCGATTTGCTGAACGCTTTCCCCGCAGCGTTGCTTGGACGAATGATCGTTGTACCTTATTATCCGGTTCGTGACGACGTATTACGCCAGATCACCCGGATGCAACTCGACCGGATTGTTCGTCGGATGGCAGAGAACCATGGGGCAAGCCTGGTGTATGATGATGCCCTCATCGATACGATTGTCGCTCGATGCACTGAGGTCGAGAGCGGTGCCCGAAATGTCGACCATATCTTGACTCGCAGTTTGTTACCGGAGCTTTCTCGGGCGTTGCTGGCCCGCATGGCCGAAGGCGACGCCATCCGGTCGGCTCGCGTCAGCGTGGACGAATCGGGTGCGTTCACGTATGAGATTGAGTAA
- the tssB gene encoding type VI secretion system contractile sheath small subunit — MPGDESLQHKLDRVRPPRVQITYDVQVGDAQKKVELPFLLGVLADLSGHPEEPLPSMKERKFVEINRDNFNRIMAGMKPRLAMKVDNQLQKDGTRLGVELKFKSIDDFEPEQVVRQVEPLRKLLEARQRLADLKTKITSNDRLDGLLQDIIKDTDRLKRLGEETGHRDQNESGSSDTGE; from the coding sequence ATGCCTGGCGATGAGAGCCTCCAGCACAAGCTCGACCGCGTTCGTCCCCCTCGCGTCCAGATCACCTATGACGTTCAAGTCGGCGACGCGCAAAAAAAGGTTGAGCTACCATTTTTACTCGGCGTCCTTGCGGACCTATCGGGGCATCCAGAAGAACCGCTTCCTTCGATGAAGGAACGAAAATTTGTCGAGATTAATCGCGACAATTTCAACCGGATCATGGCGGGAATGAAACCGCGACTGGCGATGAAGGTTGACAACCAGTTGCAAAAAGATGGCACCCGTCTCGGAGTCGAGCTCAAGTTCAAGTCGATCGACGACTTCGAGCCCGAGCAGGTTGTTCGCCAAGTTGAACCGTTACGCAAACTTCTGGAAGCCCGCCAGCGCCTGGCGGATCTGAAAACAAAAATCACGTCGAACGATCGACTTGACGGCTTGCTTCAAGATATTATCAAAGATACCGATCGCCTGAAGCGGCTTGGGGAAGAGACGGGGCATCGAGATCAGAACGAGTCCGGATCGTCGGACACAGGCGAATAA
- the tssC gene encoding type VI secretion system contractile sheath large subunit translates to MSTEANEPQGQPVAEPETTTQSSAEPSLLDQILEVSRAKSEEDRTYQSDLIGQFVEDVMSGQMKVSANTEAMINARIAELDELLSDQLNAIMHHEDFQKLEASWRGLNYLVQESETGTMLQIRVLNASKKDLLRDMERASEFDQSALFKAVYTSEYDQFGGTPYGALIGDYQFGKHPQDLALLKRISNIAASAHAPFIAAAGADMFGLESFTELPEFRDLAEIFRTRDYDKWNAFRQSEDARYVGLCLPHILLRLPYGPETKPVDAFQFRESVDGKEHEKYLWGNAAYAMGARLTDAFARFGWCASIRGVENGGLVRDLPVHTFLTDDGEIAAKCPAEVLISERREKELADLGFIALTHCKNTDFAAFFSAQSCQKATEYQGTDGDTATANARLSTQLPYILMTSRFAHYLKSIARDKIGSYMERAGCERWLNDWIMNYVTEDDFASDDTKRLYPLRAARIDVEDDPRRPGCYRAIAYMRPHYQLDELTASLRLVSELPARAKS, encoded by the coding sequence ATGAGCACCGAAGCCAACGAACCCCAGGGCCAGCCCGTTGCCGAACCCGAGACGACGACCCAATCCTCAGCCGAGCCAAGCCTTCTAGATCAGATTCTTGAGGTCAGCCGGGCCAAGAGCGAGGAAGATCGAACCTATCAGAGCGATCTGATCGGCCAGTTCGTCGAAGACGTCATGAGCGGTCAGATGAAAGTCTCGGCCAACACCGAGGCAATGATCAATGCCCGCATTGCTGAACTCGATGAACTCCTGAGTGATCAGCTCAACGCCATCATGCACCACGAAGACTTCCAAAAACTGGAAGCATCGTGGCGCGGCCTGAACTATCTGGTGCAAGAGTCCGAAACCGGAACAATGCTCCAAATTCGGGTGCTCAACGCGAGCAAGAAGGATTTGTTGCGCGACATGGAACGCGCAAGCGAGTTCGACCAGAGCGCCTTGTTCAAGGCCGTTTACACGTCCGAATATGATCAATTCGGCGGCACCCCATACGGTGCTTTGATTGGTGACTATCAGTTTGGCAAGCATCCGCAAGACCTCGCCTTACTTAAGCGGATATCCAACATCGCGGCCTCGGCACACGCACCGTTTATCGCCGCCGCAGGTGCGGATATGTTTGGGCTCGAATCATTCACGGAACTCCCCGAATTCCGAGACCTTGCCGAAATTTTCCGGACCAGGGACTACGACAAGTGGAATGCCTTCCGCCAGTCGGAAGACGCTCGGTACGTCGGACTCTGTCTGCCTCACATCCTCCTCCGGCTCCCTTATGGTCCCGAAACCAAACCGGTTGATGCATTTCAGTTTCGGGAGAGCGTCGATGGGAAGGAGCACGAGAAATACCTCTGGGGGAATGCCGCCTACGCCATGGGAGCTCGGTTGACCGATGCCTTCGCCCGCTTTGGCTGGTGTGCCTCCATTCGAGGCGTTGAGAACGGTGGACTCGTTCGCGATCTTCCCGTACACACCTTCTTGACCGACGACGGCGAGATCGCGGCCAAGTGCCCGGCGGAAGTCCTCATTTCTGAGCGCAGAGAAAAAGAACTGGCCGACCTCGGGTTTATTGCACTGACCCACTGCAAGAACACCGACTTTGCCGCCTTCTTTTCGGCCCAATCCTGTCAGAAGGCGACCGAGTACCAGGGGACTGATGGTGACACAGCAACCGCAAATGCAAGACTCTCGACCCAGTTGCCATACATCTTGATGACGAGCCGGTTCGCGCACTATCTCAAGTCCATTGCTCGAGACAAGATCGGCTCGTACATGGAACGAGCCGGATGCGAACGCTGGCTCAATGACTGGATCATGAATTATGTGACCGAGGACGATTTTGCCTCGGATGACACCAAGCGGCTTTATCCACTTCGAGCGGCCCGCATCGACGTTGAGGACGACCCACGACGCCCCGGCTGCTATCGGGCCATCGCCTACATGAGACCACACTATCAACTCGACGAGTTGACTGCCTCCTTGCGGCTGGTCTCCGAATTACCCGCCCGTGCGAAGTCCTGA
- a CDS encoding Hcp family type VI secretion system effector — protein MAAVDYFLKIDGIDGESQDDKHKNEIEVQSWSWGETNSGDASHGAGMGAGKVSMQDFHFVMQLNKASPKLMEACATGKHIKEATLVCRKAGETPQEYLKIKFSDLLVSSYQTGGSSGDVIPVDQISLNFSKIEYEYKEQKPDGSLGGAVKAGYDLKASKKV, from the coding sequence ATGGCCGCCGTAGACTATTTCTTGAAGATCGACGGCATTGACGGCGAGAGCCAGGACGACAAGCACAAAAACGAGATTGAGGTCCAGTCCTGGAGTTGGGGCGAAACCAATAGCGGCGATGCCTCCCACGGCGCCGGGATGGGCGCCGGCAAGGTGAGCATGCAGGATTTCCACTTCGTCATGCAACTCAACAAAGCGTCACCGAAGCTCATGGAAGCATGCGCAACCGGCAAGCACATCAAAGAAGCTACATTGGTCTGCCGCAAGGCAGGTGAAACACCCCAGGAATACTTGAAAATCAAGTTCTCCGACCTGCTCGTCTCCAGCTATCAGACGGGAGGGAGCAGTGGTGATGTCATCCCGGTGGATCAAATCAGCCTGAATTTTTCAAAAATCGAGTACGAGTACAAGGAACAGAAGCCTGATGGCTCTCTCGGAGGTGCCGTTAAGGCCGGATATGATCTGAAGGCCAGCAAGAAGGTCTGA